The Candidatus Acidiferrales bacterium genomic interval TGTAATGTGGCTTTTCCACAAAAGGTCCTCTACCAAAGTAAACAGAGGCTTCCGAAGACTGCAGCTACTTTCGGCGGCATTTCTCAGCTTGGGCCATGGTACAAACGACGCGCAGAAAACCATGGGAATCATAACTGGGCTTCTCGTCACCTCAGGCTATCTCACCACTTTCCATGTGCCAATCTGGGTCGTGCTCACCTGCCATTTTGCAATTGCCATGGGCACGCTATTGGGTGGATGGAGGATCGTGAAGACGATGGGACAGAAGATCACGAAACTCCGGCCCGTCGATGGCTTTTGCGCTGAGACTGCAGGTGGAATCACTCTTCTAATTGGAACATTTCTCGGCATTCCAATTAGCACGACGCACACAATTAACGGTGGAATAATGGGAGTCGGTGCAACGAACCGCCTCTCCGCTGTGCGATGGGGAGTCGCTGGCAATATAATTATTGCATGGCTCCTTACGATCCCAATGTCGGCGCTGATCGGTGCCGGTACTTACAAAGTCATATCGCTTTTCATAAAATAGAGGAACTCAGGCCAACCGGTATCCTCAAAATCTGTCCCTTGTGCTCAACGTGAAATTGTCCTGCCCGTCCCGGTGTTCCCGATTCAACGAACTAACCGCTTCGTGCCCTCATATTGATTTCGATCTTCTCAACTGAGCATTTTTATTTTTCCCCCGCGTTACACGATGCTT includes:
- a CDS encoding inorganic phosphate transporter, which codes for MLLLVTSIILVALVFDFLNGFHDSANSIATVVSTRVLSPRKAVAWAAFFNFVAAFMFTLKVAGTLGKGLVQLNDVTVYVILGGLCGAIIWDLITWYYGLPTSSSHALMGGYAGAAIAKAGFSAIIPHGWIPTLIFIVVAPVMGLVVAFLLMAIVMWLFHKRSSTKVNRGFRRLQLLSAAFLSLGHGTNDAQKTMGIITGLLVTSGYLTTFHVPIWVVLTCHFAIAMGTLLGGWRIVKTMGQKITKLRPVDGFCAETAGGITLLIGTFLGIPISTTHTINGGIMGVGATNRLSAVRWGVAGNIIIAWLLTIPMSALIGAGTYKVISLFIK